The Candidatus Saccharibacteria bacterium RAAC3_TM7_1 nucleotide sequence CGATACCGCTAACGACGATTTCCATCTTGTTAACTGTCAGCTGGACACCATCTTGGGCCTTATACTTTACTGGGTGTGAGAAACCGAGCTGCATGTCAATTTCCTGACCGCCGCCTGACACGCGGAAGCCAACACCGTTGACCTCTAGCTTCTTTTCAAAGCCTTCAGTGACGCCTCTCACCGCGTTGTTTAGCAGAGCGCGCTGCAGGCCGTGCTGGGCCTTCGCGATACGTTCGTCATCCTTGCGGGTGACCGTTGCGACTCCATCGTTGACTTTCACCGTCACGTCGCTCAGATGTGGTACCGTCAGTTCGCCCTTGGCGCCTTTTACGGAAATAACATCTGAATCGACCGTG carries:
- a CDS encoding hypothetical protein (RAAC3_TM7_1_748); the protein is MSRIGKLPIQIPSGVTITVDSDVISVKGAKGELTVPHLSDVTVKVNDGVATVTRKDDERIAKAQHGLQRALLNNAVRGVTEGFEKKLEVNGVGFRVSGGGQEIDMQLGFSHPVKYKAQDGVQLTVNKMEIVVSGIDKQKVGQTAAEIRALKKPEPYKGKGIKYADEQILRKAGKTGK